In the genome of Acidobacteriota bacterium, one region contains:
- a CDS encoding alpha/beta hydrolase, giving the protein MLFVTIDESPLAPGIGVVEIHYRELGSGVPLVFLHGGWGYEIYPFDRQIEAFGDRYRILIPDRTGYGRSLRIQHLPADFHARAAIETMRLLDALHIERSVLWGHSDGAVIAALMGLAAPDRVSGLILEAFHFYRVKPGSREFFEVMAGDPGLLGERVATTLARDHGEDHWRKLIVINGSAWLRIADEATGDKQDLYEGKLSQLRAPTLFIHGSRDPRTEPGEINALRAQLPNARMEIIEGGGHSPHSESASAAESNRVATEFLASIA; this is encoded by the coding sequence TTGCTATTCGTAACCATTGATGAATCGCCATTGGCTCCCGGGATCGGAGTTGTAGAGATTCACTACCGCGAGTTAGGCTCGGGTGTGCCGCTGGTGTTTCTGCACGGCGGCTGGGGCTACGAGATTTACCCTTTCGATCGGCAAATCGAAGCGTTCGGCGATCGCTACAGGATTCTGATACCCGATCGCACCGGATACGGCCGGTCGCTGCGCATACAGCATCTTCCCGCTGACTTTCACGCGCGCGCCGCAATCGAGACGATGCGCTTGCTTGATGCGCTTCACATTGAGCGCTCGGTCTTGTGGGGACACAGCGATGGGGCTGTGATAGCGGCGCTGATGGGTCTCGCTGCGCCCGATCGAGTCTCAGGGTTGATTCTTGAAGCGTTTCATTTCTACCGAGTGAAGCCCGGTTCACGAGAGTTCTTTGAGGTGATGGCAGGCGACCCTGGCCTGCTGGGCGAGCGAGTTGCGACGACGCTGGCTCGTGACCACGGCGAAGACCATTGGCGAAAGCTGATCGTGATCAATGGAAGTGCATGGTTGCGGATTGCGGATGAAGCAACTGGCGATAAGCAAGATCTGTATGAAGGCAAGTTGTCCCAGCTTCGAGCGCCGACGCTTTTCATTCACGGCTCTCGCGATCCGCGCACTGAGCCGGGAGAGATCAACGCGTTGCGGGCTCAACTGCCCAACGCGAGGATGGAGATCATCGAAGGCGGCGGGCACAGCCCTCATAGTGAGAGCGCTTCGGCAGCGGAGAGCAATCGAGTGGCGACTGAGTTTCTAGCGTCGATTGCCTGA
- a CDS encoding amidohydrolase family protein, with amino-acid sequence MQKTLSTLVALMLFPAAFHAQSPAKEIVLIKAGRLIDVRAGRVLTDQAILIEGDRIKQVGPAQSVQAPAGARVIDLSNATVLPGLIDCHTHLTFDPSHMGYSSLGISTPREALYGAKNARLTLEAGFTTVRNVGANGYSDIALRDAINAGDIPGPRIDASGPAIGVTGGHCDESLLAPEFHHKADGVADGVPALMAKTREIAKYGADCIKICASGGVLSKGDSPEATQFNDDEIRAVVAEAHRLGRKVAAHAHGAAGIKQAVMAGVDSIEHASFIDDDAMRLMKEKGTYLVPTIYLGDWFMENYQRIGVPEFMVEKAKVVMPAARQNIARAFKAGVKVAFGTDAAVYPHGLNAREFAVMVKLGLTPMQSIQAATVNAADLLGWSDRVGAIEPGRFADIIAVNGDPTADVTLLEHAVFVMKGGQVVVKR; translated from the coding sequence ATGCAAAAAACATTATCGACACTCGTAGCACTCATGCTATTTCCTGCCGCGTTCCATGCGCAGTCTCCGGCTAAAGAGATCGTGCTCATCAAAGCAGGGCGGCTCATCGACGTCCGCGCGGGCCGCGTGTTGACCGATCAGGCCATTCTCATCGAGGGTGATAGGATAAAGCAGGTTGGCCCAGCTCAGTCGGTTCAGGCGCCAGCCGGCGCTCGGGTGATCGATCTGTCTAACGCTACCGTGCTTCCCGGGTTGATCGATTGCCATACCCATCTGACTTTCGACCCTTCACACATGGGCTATTCATCGTTGGGGATATCAACGCCGCGCGAAGCTCTCTACGGGGCGAAGAATGCGAGACTGACTCTGGAAGCCGGTTTCACGACAGTGCGCAACGTCGGTGCGAACGGCTATTCCGACATAGCTCTGCGAGATGCAATCAACGCGGGCGACATACCGGGTCCGCGGATCGATGCTTCGGGGCCTGCCATTGGAGTCACCGGAGGCCACTGCGACGAAAGCCTGCTCGCCCCCGAATTTCATCACAAAGCCGACGGCGTAGCCGATGGCGTACCGGCGCTGATGGCGAAGACCAGAGAGATCGCCAAGTACGGCGCCGACTGCATCAAGATATGCGCGAGCGGCGGGGTCCTGTCCAAAGGTGATTCTCCCGAGGCAACTCAGTTCAACGACGACGAGATTCGCGCGGTCGTCGCTGAAGCTCACCGCCTCGGCCGCAAGGTCGCCGCTCACGCGCACGGCGCGGCCGGAATAAAACAAGCAGTGATGGCCGGCGTCGATTCCATCGAGCACGCATCGTTCATCGATGACGACGCTATGCGTCTTATGAAAGAGAAAGGTACCTACCTTGTGCCGACGATCTACCTTGGCGATTGGTTTATGGAGAACTATCAGCGGATTGGCGTGCCCGAATTCATGGTCGAGAAGGCTAAAGTCGTCATGCCGGCGGCTCGGCAAAACATTGCTCGCGCATTCAAGGCCGGAGTGAAGGTCGCCTTCGGAACCGATGCGGCGGTTTATCCCCACGGCCTGAACGCTCGCGAATTTGCTGTGATGGTGAAGCTCGGTCTGACCCCAATGCAGTCAATACAGGCGGCTACTGTCAACGCCGCGGATTTGCTGGGCTGGTCCGACCGTGTGGGCGCAATAGAGCCTGGACGCTTCGCGGACATCATCGCGGTCAACGGCGATCCCACCGCTGACGTGACGCTTCTCGAGCACGCGGTTTTCGTAATGAAGGGCGGTCAGGTTGTGGTGAAGCGCTAG
- a CDS encoding FdhF/YdeP family oxidoreductase, with product MAKPKWNSKTWVSLMPNGIGQVKPNHYAEILKTVWRNRDELPFALRILTKGVCDGCALGTTGIHDFTMDGVHLCMIRLDLMRLNTMPALDVRSFEDAGKLARMSGAELRELGRLPYPMIRRRGEPSFTRVTWDEAISVIAARIDRTEPDRLAFYLTSRGLTNEAYYVAQKAARFLGTNNVDNSSRICHAPSTVALKQALGVSASTCSYKDWIGTDLLVLFGSNTPNNQPVTTKYIYHAKKLGTRVAVINPYREPGLERYWIPSVVESALFGTRIADAFFQVHTGGDKAFMAGVIKHLIDQGWTDEAFIAEQTAEFDDLKAALRDYSWELLEPASGSTREEMLRFARMLAEAKTAVFVWSMGITQHRDGVANVRAIVDLALARGFVGREKCGLMPIRGHSGVQGGAEVGAVPNQFPGGAAVDADGAKRFSELWGFDVSASRGLNAVEMIDAAHEGKLDVLYQVGGNFLETLPEPGYVREAVERIPLRVHQDIVLSPQMMVEPADTVVLLPAQTRYEQRGGGTETSTERRILFSPEIPGRRIGESLPEWEIPMMIAERARPGLAHLMHFDDAQAIRNELARAVPAYEGIQHLNKAGDQVQWGGERLCETPTAEGRSVTHFPTLDGRARFSVIKVEKEVTTTKLRLSTRRGKQFNSMVHKNRDPLTGARREDVLMSKEDAGRIGVADGDEVLLTSTAGQLRGRCLIAAIAPGNLQVHWPEGNVLIERGVSDPECGMPDFNTEVEIERIS from the coding sequence ATGGCCAAGCCGAAATGGAACAGTAAGACCTGGGTAAGCCTGATGCCTAACGGGATCGGTCAGGTAAAGCCCAATCACTACGCCGAGATTCTGAAAACGGTCTGGCGCAATCGTGATGAGCTGCCGTTTGCGCTGCGCATTCTGACTAAGGGTGTGTGTGACGGGTGTGCGCTTGGAACAACCGGGATACACGACTTCACGATGGACGGCGTTCATCTGTGCATGATCAGGCTCGATCTAATGCGGCTCAACACGATGCCCGCGCTCGACGTGAGGAGCTTCGAAGATGCAGGAAAGCTTGCTCGAATGTCCGGCGCGGAGCTGCGCGAGCTTGGCCGTTTGCCTTATCCCATGATTCGACGGCGCGGCGAGCCGAGCTTTACGCGGGTGACCTGGGACGAAGCCATCAGCGTTATTGCGGCGCGTATCGACCGCACCGAACCGGATCGGCTGGCTTTCTATCTCACTTCGCGCGGGCTTACCAACGAAGCCTACTACGTCGCGCAAAAAGCGGCGCGCTTTTTAGGCACGAACAACGTCGATAACTCGTCGCGAATCTGCCACGCGCCTTCAACAGTAGCGCTGAAACAAGCGCTTGGCGTTTCGGCTTCAACCTGTTCGTATAAGGACTGGATCGGCACCGACCTGCTGGTGCTCTTTGGCAGCAACACGCCTAACAATCAACCGGTCACAACCAAGTACATCTATCACGCCAAGAAGCTGGGAACCCGCGTAGCTGTCATCAACCCCTATCGCGAGCCGGGGCTCGAGCGATATTGGATCCCATCCGTTGTCGAGAGCGCGCTTTTCGGGACTCGAATCGCCGACGCGTTCTTTCAGGTACACACCGGCGGCGACAAAGCGTTCATGGCGGGAGTCATCAAGCACTTGATTGACCAGGGCTGGACCGATGAGGCATTCATCGCCGAACAGACCGCGGAATTCGACGACTTAAAAGCCGCCCTGCGTGACTATTCGTGGGAACTGCTCGAACCAGCTTCGGGCTCGACTCGAGAAGAGATGCTGCGGTTCGCCAGGATGCTCGCCGAGGCAAAGACCGCGGTGTTCGTGTGGTCGATGGGAATCACACAACATCGAGACGGAGTCGCCAACGTGCGTGCAATTGTAGACCTTGCGCTTGCGCGCGGGTTTGTCGGGCGCGAGAAGTGCGGACTCATGCCGATACGGGGTCACTCCGGAGTCCAGGGCGGTGCCGAGGTGGGAGCAGTGCCAAATCAGTTTCCCGGCGGCGCCGCAGTTGACGCTGACGGCGCGAAGCGGTTCTCTGAGCTGTGGGGCTTTGACGTATCAGCCTCGCGAGGACTGAATGCTGTCGAGATGATCGATGCGGCGCACGAAGGCAAGCTCGACGTGCTGTATCAAGTCGGCGGCAACTTTCTCGAGACCTTGCCCGAACCCGGCTACGTGCGCGAGGCGGTTGAGCGAATCCCGCTGCGAGTGCACCAGGACATCGTGCTCAGTCCGCAGATGATGGTTGAACCGGCCGACACAGTCGTGCTGCTACCGGCGCAGACTCGCTACGAACAGCGCGGAGGAGGAACTGAAACATCTACCGAGCGGCGCATACTGTTCAGCCCGGAGATTCCCGGCCGGAGAATCGGCGAGTCGCTGCCGGAATGGGAAATTCCAATGATGATCGCCGAACGCGCGCGGCCCGGCCTCGCTCACCTGATGCACTTCGACGACGCGCAAGCGATTCGCAACGAACTTGCCCGAGCAGTCCCGGCATACGAAGGCATTCAGCATCTGAACAAAGCTGGTGACCAGGTTCAATGGGGCGGCGAGCGCTTATGCGAAACACCAACCGCGGAGGGCCGCTCGGTCACTCACTTTCCGACGCTCGACGGGCGCGCCAGGTTTTCCGTCATCAAGGTCGAAAAAGAAGTCACCACCACAAAGTTGAGGCTTTCAACGCGTCGCGGAAAGCAGTTCAACAGCATGGTGCATAAGAACCGCGACCCGCTCACCGGCGCGCGCCGTGAAGATGTGCTGATGAGTAAAGAAGACGCCGGCCGAATCGGAGTCGCGGACGGCGACGAAGTCTTGTTGACCAGCACGGCGGGGCAGCTTCGAGGCCGTTGCCTGATTGCGGCGATTGCACCGGGCAACCTGCAAGTTCACTGGCCCGAAGGGAACGTCTTGATTGAACGCGGCGTGTCGGATCCTGAGTGCGGAATGCCGGACTTCAACACTGAAGTCGAGATCGAGCGAATAAGCTAG
- a CDS encoding thiamine pyrophosphate-dependent enzyme, whose product MIRYPAFDPPEYIDWKPDPEVVAGFARTIDRDSERSAIIRALEPGQLLALYEGLVRNRLHDIALKRWVKQGVISKAWLGTGEEAATIGPVHALDRSVAPDGLSSDFIAPMIRNAGGCHEMGMTVADMLRGYLGTADSPNGGRDLHIGEFKRGVLAPISHVGDIMAVTAGVALTFKLRHESRVALTWIGDGSTKSGVFHESMNFAAVQRLPMIVIIQDNKVALGTRLDQHHRGSFMDWPAAYGVEGGAFDGNNVLDAYAAAKLAADACRAGRGPVLLIADTFRMGGHATHDEREARATFDSTLFSHWGKRDPIGVYETYLIEGTLDLESGRRLERTEALREGNAEVLRRLEARATREIEQAAEAALKSGRANMPRAESAGEGVYAEAQLVLEEAATAF is encoded by the coding sequence ATGATCCGATACCCGGCATTCGATCCACCCGAGTACATCGACTGGAAGCCTGATCCCGAGGTCGTCGCCGGCTTCGCGCGAACAATCGATCGAGACTCGGAGCGAAGTGCGATCATCAGAGCTTTGGAGCCGGGTCAGTTGCTTGCGCTTTACGAAGGTCTGGTTCGCAATCGCCTCCACGACATCGCGCTGAAGCGATGGGTAAAGCAAGGAGTTATCTCCAAGGCATGGCTCGGCACCGGCGAGGAAGCGGCTACAATAGGGCCGGTCCACGCGCTCGATCGTTCGGTCGCGCCCGACGGACTATCATCCGACTTTATTGCCCCGATGATTCGCAACGCCGGCGGTTGTCACGAAATGGGGATGACCGTCGCCGATATGTTACGCGGCTATCTGGGCACGGCCGACTCACCGAATGGCGGCCGCGATCTTCACATTGGAGAATTCAAGCGAGGCGTGCTCGCCCCAATAAGCCACGTCGGAGACATAATGGCGGTTACCGCGGGCGTGGCGCTGACCTTCAAGCTCAGACATGAGTCTCGTGTTGCTCTCACCTGGATCGGCGACGGTTCAACCAAGTCCGGAGTGTTTCACGAAAGCATGAACTTCGCAGCGGTTCAGCGGCTTCCGATGATCGTCATCATTCAGGACAACAAGGTCGCGCTCGGCACAAGGCTGGACCAGCATCATCGAGGCTCGTTCATGGATTGGCCCGCGGCGTACGGGGTTGAAGGCGGCGCGTTCGATGGCAACAACGTACTTGACGCTTACGCCGCGGCGAAGCTTGCCGCTGATGCGTGCCGCGCCGGGCGAGGGCCGGTTCTGCTGATTGCGGATACGTTCAGGATGGGCGGGCACGCTACGCACGACGAACGCGAGGCGCGAGCAACCTTTGACTCGACCCTTTTCTCACATTGGGGCAAGCGAGACCCGATTGGGGTCTACGAAACTTATTTGATCGAGGGCACGCTGGACCTTGAAAGCGGGCGCCGCTTAGAGCGCACTGAAGCGCTTCGTGAAGGCAATGCCGAAGTGCTCCGCCGCCTTGAAGCGCGAGCGACTCGGGAAATTGAACAAGCAGCCGAGGCAGCCCTCAAGAGCGGCCGCGCCAATATGCCCAGAGCCGAATCGGCAGGCGAAGGCGTGTATGCGGAAGCTCAATTAGTTCTCGAAGAGGCGGCAACCGCTTTCTAG
- a CDS encoding aminodeoxychorismate/anthranilate synthase component II → MILVIDNYDSFTYNLVQYLGELGADLEVYRNDAVTIERLRELRPERLLISPGPGVPRDAGLTIAAIRDFAGKIPILGVCLGHQAIGEAFGGKVVRAATLMHGKTSEICHDSATIFRGLPYRFRATRYHSLIVEKESLPDSLEVSATTPDGLIMGLRHREFQVEGVQFHPESVMTEYGKKLLQNFLNL, encoded by the coding sequence ATGATTCTGGTTATCGATAACTACGACTCGTTCACCTATAACCTCGTGCAGTATCTCGGCGAGTTGGGCGCTGACCTTGAAGTCTATCGCAACGACGCGGTTACGATTGAGCGGCTGCGCGAGCTTCGGCCTGAGCGGCTGCTCATCTCACCTGGGCCGGGCGTGCCGAGAGACGCGGGCCTCACGATCGCGGCAATCCGCGATTTTGCGGGAAAGATTCCGATACTGGGCGTATGTCTCGGACATCAAGCGATCGGCGAAGCGTTTGGAGGCAAGGTCGTTCGCGCGGCGACTTTGATGCACGGCAAGACGTCTGAGATCTGCCACGACTCAGCCACGATTTTTCGCGGGCTGCCCTATAGATTTAGAGCGACCAGGTATCACTCATTGATAGTCGAGAAAGAAAGCCTTCCCGATTCGCTCGAAGTCTCAGCCACAACACCCGATGGATTGATCATGGGATTGAGGCATCGCGAGTTCCAGGTGGAAGGGGTTCAGTTTCACCCTGAGTCGGTGATGACTGAGTACGGCAAGAAGCTGCTACAGAATTTCTTGAATCTTTGA
- a CDS encoding chloride channel protein produces the protein MERAEFIKKWRRVELNATRIFQRLRLPTNQKYFVLTITIAIACGLVAVSYHLLIKLISANLIERAIAIQGPSRAAWILIIPTAGGLAAGLLIHHFVPDARGSGIPQVKIAYTMNYGRVPMRTAAGKAVISALCVGSGASLGREGPTVQICAALSHAIARMFSIPRRKQMNQLPVGAAAAIAAAFNTPIAAVTFALEEIIGDLNQKLAASIVIAAVISATIERTLLGKNPLFTGANIYALNDAKELIAYGALGITAGVVGVVFSKLILWLRFVFRDRVHVPGWSKPAVGGAIIGVIGLWQPHALGIGYDFLGTVLRGEDQLVLKAVVLLMLAKILASAFSYGSGMSGGVLGPSLFVGCMLGVAVWHLLMFVEPDAAIARGAFALVGMGAVFAAVVRVPITSILLIFEMTYNYEIILPLMIANAIAYAVASRLTPLSIYEAFLFQDGISLGRAPNTDVLSRVTAASVMTQDVVTLPDDITVGEALNIVGGLEFNGFPVLRDGGIAGLITTGDLRRLEADGRQDEMIDAVMTRKIVHAHPDQTLDTVVLKLAQRELSQLPVVSRADDKRLLGIITLRDVARAQAKLAAQQYSLGPDDTIQPANVGRASDRSMY, from the coding sequence GTGGAACGAGCAGAGTTCATAAAAAAGTGGCGCCGCGTCGAGCTTAACGCGACCCGCATATTCCAGCGGCTTCGCCTCCCTACCAATCAGAAATACTTTGTCCTTACCATCACCATAGCCATCGCCTGCGGGCTTGTCGCAGTCAGTTACCACCTCCTTATCAAGCTAATTTCTGCGAACCTGATCGAACGAGCAATCGCGATTCAGGGACCAAGCCGGGCTGCCTGGATTCTGATCATTCCGACCGCTGGAGGACTGGCCGCTGGGTTGTTGATCCATCACTTCGTGCCCGACGCGCGGGGCAGCGGCATTCCGCAGGTGAAGATCGCCTACACGATGAACTACGGTCGAGTCCCGATGCGAACGGCCGCGGGCAAAGCAGTCATCTCGGCATTGTGCGTTGGCTCGGGAGCGAGCCTGGGACGCGAAGGCCCAACGGTTCAGATCTGCGCGGCGTTGTCTCACGCGATCGCGCGAATGTTTTCGATACCGCGGCGCAAGCAGATGAACCAGCTACCCGTCGGGGCGGCCGCCGCCATCGCCGCCGCGTTCAACACGCCAATCGCCGCGGTGACCTTCGCGCTCGAAGAAATCATCGGGGACCTGAATCAAAAACTAGCCGCCTCGATAGTGATTGCCGCGGTCATCTCGGCTACGATCGAGCGCACGCTGCTCGGCAAGAACCCGCTGTTCACCGGCGCAAACATCTACGCGCTCAACGATGCCAAAGAGCTGATCGCTTACGGTGCGCTTGGAATAACCGCGGGAGTTGTTGGCGTCGTATTCTCGAAGCTCATCCTCTGGCTGCGCTTTGTGTTTCGCGATCGAGTACACGTGCCGGGGTGGTCAAAACCCGCAGTGGGCGGCGCGATAATCGGCGTGATCGGTCTGTGGCAGCCGCACGCGCTTGGAATCGGCTACGACTTTCTCGGGACCGTGCTCAGAGGAGAGGATCAGCTCGTGCTGAAAGCCGTCGTGCTGCTGATGCTGGCAAAGATACTTGCTTCGGCGTTCAGCTACGGGTCGGGGATGTCGGGCGGCGTGTTGGGACCTTCGCTGTTCGTCGGCTGCATGCTTGGGGTTGCCGTATGGCACTTGCTCATGTTCGTGGAACCGGATGCGGCAATCGCTCGAGGCGCATTCGCTCTTGTCGGCATGGGCGCGGTGTTCGCGGCAGTGGTTCGCGTGCCGATCACTTCTATCCTGCTGATATTCGAGATGACCTACAACTATGAGATCATCTTGCCGCTTATGATCGCCAACGCAATCGCGTATGCGGTCGCCTCACGCTTGACGCCGTTGTCGATCTACGAGGCTTTTCTGTTCCAGGACGGAATAAGTCTGGGCCGCGCGCCGAACACCGATGTGCTATCGCGGGTAACCGCGGCGTCGGTGATGACTCAAGACGTGGTCACGCTGCCGGACGACATTACGGTCGGTGAGGCGCTCAACATCGTTGGCGGGCTCGAGTTCAACGGGTTTCCTGTGTTGCGCGACGGCGGAATTGCGGGATTGATAACTACGGGTGACCTGAGGCGGCTCGAAGCGGATGGGAGGCAGGACGAGATGATCGACGCCGTAATGACCAGGAAGATCGTTCACGCGCACCCGGATCAAACGCTCGACACGGTGGTGCTGAAGCTGGCGCAGCGCGAGCTTTCTCAGCTACCGGTGGTTTCGCGTGCCGATGACAAGCGGCTGCTTGGGATCATCACACTTCGCGACGTCGCCCGCGCGCAAGCGAAGCTGGCAGCGCAGCAGTACTCACTCGGACCCGACGATACGATTCAGCCCGCCAATGTTGGAAGGGCGTCGGACCGGTCAATGTACTAA
- a CDS encoding uracil-DNA glycosylase, with amino-acid sequence MTNKMLAALTSDSLVSLQECIVACRLCPRLVEWRERVGREKVRRFADHGYWARPVPSFGDPRARLLVIGLAPAAHGGNRTGRLFTGDRSGDWLFRALHKAGFANQPTSVDRHDGLRLRDCYVTAAVRCAPPQNKPLPQEIANCRPYLLRELELLGRVRVIVALGRLAFDVAIASVGLEQPVSRRPKFQYGAECQLQHGMALIASFHPSQQNTFTGKLTEPMFDRVFTRTRELIDA; translated from the coding sequence GTGACCAACAAAATGCTGGCTGCTCTCACATCAGACTCGCTGGTTTCGTTGCAAGAATGCATAGTCGCGTGCCGGCTCTGCCCGCGGCTGGTCGAATGGCGCGAGAGAGTCGGCCGCGAGAAGGTTCGCCGCTTTGCCGATCACGGCTATTGGGCCAGGCCGGTCCCGAGCTTCGGCGATCCTCGTGCGCGATTGCTCGTGATTGGTCTCGCGCCCGCGGCTCACGGAGGCAATCGCACCGGGCGCCTATTCACCGGGGATCGAAGCGGCGACTGGCTCTTTCGCGCGCTGCACAAAGCGGGTTTCGCGAATCAACCGACATCGGTTGATCGCCATGATGGGCTTCGGTTGCGGGACTGTTATGTGACCGCGGCGGTTCGATGCGCGCCTCCGCAAAACAAACCTCTGCCTCAGGAGATTGCCAACTGCAGACCATACTTGCTGAGAGAGCTTGAATTGCTCGGGCGGGTTCGCGTGATTGTGGCGCTGGGACGATTGGCATTCGACGTGGCGATTGCTTCGGTCGGGTTGGAGCAGCCCGTTTCGCGCCGGCCTAAGTTCCAATACGGAGCCGAGTGCCAACTGCAGCACGGAATGGCGCTCATAGCCTCGTTTCATCCGAGCCAGCAGAACACGTTCACCGGGAAGCTAACCGAACCAATGTTTGATCGAGTGTTCACCCGGACGCGCGAGCTGATTGATGCCTAA
- a CDS encoding transglutaminase family protein, whose amino-acid sequence MDDVDLTSSTQTIESTHPNVVDFARLHAGDAVSDVERVVRLFYSVRDGFRYDPYQIDLTIAGMKASTTLVAKRGWCVSKAILLAACCRALGIPARLGFADVRNHLSTERMRQRMRTDIFYWHGYTEMLIAENWVKATPAFNIELCEKFRLLPLEFDGRNDSLYHPFDAEGNRHMEYVSHRGTYSDLPLEEIIRTFQEKYAFADKRSELNTASFDEDVEREKGL is encoded by the coding sequence ATGGACGACGTCGACCTCACTTCCTCCACTCAGACAATCGAATCGACACATCCAAACGTGGTTGACTTCGCCAGGCTGCACGCCGGGGACGCGGTCTCGGATGTCGAGCGGGTGGTCAGATTGTTCTACTCGGTCCGAGATGGCTTTCGATACGACCCGTATCAGATTGATCTGACAATAGCCGGTATGAAAGCGAGTACGACTCTCGTCGCCAAGCGGGGATGGTGCGTGTCCAAGGCGATTCTTTTGGCGGCGTGTTGCAGGGCGCTTGGGATTCCAGCGAGACTCGGATTCGCTGACGTGCGAAACCATTTATCGACCGAGCGGATGCGACAAAGGATGCGCACCGACATATTCTATTGGCACGGCTACACCGAGATGCTCATTGCCGAGAACTGGGTGAAGGCGACTCCGGCTTTCAACATCGAGCTGTGCGAGAAGTTTCGACTCTTGCCTCTGGAGTTCGATGGACGAAACGACTCGCTTTATCATCCGTTCGACGCGGAAGGCAATCGGCACATGGAGTATGTTAGCCACCGGGGAACTTATTCGGATCTTCCGCTGGAGGAGATCATCAGAACGTTCCAGGAGAAGTACGCCTTTGCAGACAAGCGGTCGGAGCTTAACACGGCGAGTTTTGATGAGGATGTGGAACGTGAGAAGGGTCTGTGA
- a CDS encoding peptidylprolyl isomerase yields the protein MRMVGICYVMLACFALGAWRFEQPPVSADSGNGTVAGESTQQTAGAGEYDGIEAVLDTSNGQIVIEFFPKDAPRHVQDFVKNARAGAYDGTTFHRLVKYGLIQGGDPLSKNPKDRARYGTGGLNFGLPDEVNKNKHISGAVSSVLAAVRPGATDVKPGTSGAQFFIVLNAGPAQANLDSTFTVFGRVVEGMDVASNISLSPASAAGVAAERIEIKKVTIREKTPTLDQMKAMRATIETSLGAVKLQLLAESAPNTARSFVRFARAGLYDGATFFRVSQKYFMEVGYLGDWPQDSPNRKRQFSLWPVPAEKSDVKQERGVVSMRQSQDGTTSWYFFILSRDNPALDGKHVPFAKVIEGLDIVDKLAETEVDGDKPKQRIEIKKITLQ from the coding sequence ATGCGAATGGTGGGAATCTGCTATGTGATGCTTGCCTGTTTTGCGCTCGGTGCGTGGCGCTTCGAACAGCCGCCGGTTTCCGCCGATTCGGGGAATGGTACTGTCGCGGGCGAGTCGACTCAACAGACTGCGGGCGCCGGCGAGTACGACGGCATCGAGGCCGTGCTGGACACTTCGAACGGACAGATCGTGATCGAGTTCTTTCCAAAAGATGCGCCGCGACACGTCCAAGACTTTGTGAAGAACGCACGCGCGGGAGCTTACGACGGCACTACTTTTCACCGGCTGGTGAAGTACGGCTTGATTCAGGGCGGTGACCCGCTATCCAAAAACCCGAAGGACCGCGCGCGATACGGAACGGGCGGTCTTAACTTCGGCCTTCCGGATGAAGTGAACAAGAACAAACACATCTCCGGCGCCGTGTCTTCGGTACTGGCAGCCGTGCGCCCGGGCGCGACAGACGTCAAACCGGGGACGTCGGGAGCGCAGTTCTTTATCGTGCTCAATGCGGGCCCTGCGCAGGCGAATCTCGATTCAACATTCACGGTGTTTGGGCGAGTGGTCGAAGGTATGGATGTCGCCTCGAACATTTCATTGTCACCGGCTAGCGCGGCCGGGGTAGCCGCCGAGCGAATCGAGATCAAAAAGGTGACCATTCGCGAGAAGACGCCGACTCTCGATCAGATGAAGGCGATGCGCGCGACTATTGAAACATCGCTGGGCGCCGTAAAGCTTCAACTGCTGGCCGAGTCCGCGCCCAACACCGCCCGATCTTTCGTGCGCTTCGCGCGCGCGGGTTTGTATGACGGCGCAACGTTCTTTCGCGTGTCACAAAAGTACTTCATGGAAGTGGGCTATCTCGGAGATTGGCCGCAGGACAGTCCGAACCGAAAGCGTCAGTTCAGCCTTTGGCCGGTCCCGGCAGAGAAAAGCGATGTGAAACAGGAGCGCGGAGTGGTGTCGATGCGTCAGTCACAGGACGGCACGACGAGCTGGTATTTCTTCATCCTCTCGAGAGACAACCCGGCGCTCGATGGCAAACACGTGCCCTTCGCAAAGGTCATCGAGGGTCTGGACATAGTCGATAAGTTAGCCGAGACCGAAGTCGACGGCGACAAGCCTAAGCAGCGAATCGAAATTAAGAAGATCACGCTGCAGTAG